GTCATAAAATCTCCCTAGTTCATTTAAGTTCTCAAGAGCAGTAAAAGTGTGTAAGATACATACATTTGGAATTATTAAGGATTATCAATTCCTCTTATATTCATATTTATTTGGATCAAACTTCAAACATCCATATTTTTGTCTTTATATACTTATGcacatttttattcattgtaGAATATATGgatacattaaaattaaatcacTGCTTTTTGATACCAATTGGTTCTTTTAACAAAGTGATTGATCAAAGCCGTGTCGTCATAAGGTACCTTTGTTTCTACTACATTGGATTCTCTttccaaacgatttttttttcgaataattttatttttaacgattttttcgaaataagacgatttGCGAACATGCtgcatttttcaaaaccacaccACAAAAGATTCGGAACAACCGTAGAAGGAAAcaatgttctaaaaaaatatttgagcttCCCAAATTCATCTAGATCATCTCAAAAAGGTCAACTAGGTTGGGtatgatcaattttgtcatattggcGAAAAAAGGGCCATTTCAATAGATTATACtcttttcaaggaaaaatttttcatgaatattgAATATCATCACAGGATGAGTAATTCAAAATGATTTCCTGGAAATCATtgtgttttataaaaatgttttgctctAGGGCATTTTGATATTTGTGATTCTTTGTCCATagtgaaaatgcaaaaaaaatgactcaACCTTTTTATAGATGTAAAAGATCATTACTGTGAGAAGTACAATTCATAAACTGCATGTTTTCAACCTACTGAACAAGATGTAAGACTTATCACAttctcatgagatttcgcaaccttgaCTTTACAGGGTCCGgaaattgaagtgctacattgaaataaacatataaattgatcaaaacaataactatttatttcaaattcattgttGGGCGTCCAAAACTTTCAACCTGCGGTGTTTAATCCCGCCTTCGACAGCGCCTTCTCGTTCGGGCGTCCCAACACCGATGGGGGAGGGCGGACAGGAAGATCTTACCCGGCTATTGTCTGCAATTTGTGGCTGCTGATTTCGGTGGCTTCTCAAAGTGGGGTATTCCTCTTAGATCTTTGGGGTCATCAATATCACATAGAACACATGAAGGTACACTAAACAATCAACATCTATTACaataaattaacattaaaaaacacTTAAACTACTGACAAAAAGTTAGACTTCGCGTGAGGAAAAACCTCCGATCGCGTGCGGGTATCTGGTTGCAACTGACGATCACTCCCACTGAAGACGACGCCAGACCGATGTGCGATGTTTTCTCATCGGCGCGACATAGTTGATCGGTTTTCGTGCTTATACTCATTTCGCTCTCACCAACCCACCGGTCGGCGTCGGCGGTCGACTGCGACGTCTGATCTCCACTCTCTTCAATGCGTATAGTGGCTAGCATCGGTAGCAGCACAGCAGCCAACAGACCAAACAGAGGGGATGACGAATTTGCAGTTATACATTGGCGTATCTAGGGTTGCTTACTCGCAGACATCCTGGCCCGCCCAGAAATAGCACGATTTCtgcaaaatagagaaaaaaactcTTCCGTGGTGATGATAAGTGGGATGGGGGATGGGAGTAAGGATGGGTGGTTTATGCTTGCACAGTATCATATTTCATATCTGACTCAGGTTCAAttggcaaaaaacaaattctttccaccGCACGAGTTTTGTACCCATTGCTTGTCTTAAGTGTTACAACTCGTACAATGCCATCTTGACCAGGGTGTACTTCTGAAATGCGACCCATCTTCCAATGTATCGGAGGAACATTGTCATCGCAGATGACTACCAATCTGCCGATCTCAATGTTGACATTTTTATTCCACCTTTTCGTTCTAGCTTGCAGCTGCGAAAGATATTCTTTTCGCCACCGATTCCAAATTTGTTGGACCTTTTGTTGGATCAGCTGTGTCTTATCGAGCCTATTAACAGGTATGTTCGACAAGTCACGTTCTGGAAGCGCCTGCAAGGAAGACCCCAACCAAAAGTGTGCCGGTGTAAGGGGTTCCAAATCATTCGGATCATCTGATTGCTGTGTAATAGGCCTCGAATTAAGACAAGCCTCCACCTGAACCAACAACGTTTGCATGTCCTCAAAGGACAGGGGGTGGTCACCAATGACCCTAATTATGTGGTGTTTTGCAGATTTTACTGCCGCCTCCCATAGGCCACCAAAATGAGGCGCTCGAGGAGGATTTAAATGCCACTGGATTCCATCGTTTGCACAGTATTTAGAAATTAGTTCATGATGTTCCTTGGATCTCAGTAGCTTCATCAAATCATGCAGGTAGTTTCTAGCACCAATGAAGTTGGTTCCGTTATCAGAGTAAATATCTGAAACCTTTCCCCAACGTCCTATGAATCTTCTAAGTGCCTGTAGAAACCGATCTGTTGTAAGGTCAGTTACCAATTCTAGGTGCACTGCCTTCGTCGCGAAACAAATAAACACCGCTACATAAGCTTTAACCGAAGGCTTACGAGGCGCATGGCGTAGATAAACCGGGCCAAAATAATCAACCCCGGTTTTAGTGAATGGGCGTGATTCTCTAACTCGTGCAGCAGGCAAgtctcccatgaattgctccatAGGCTTAGGGCGCACTCTAAAGCATTTTATGCATTTGTGAATTACATTTCTAATCACGCTCCTTCCTCCCAGAGGCCAAAACCGCTGTCTGACAGCGCAGAGAGTTAGCTGAGGTCCAGCACGCAGCAATTTTTTGTGGTATGATTCGAAAAGTAGCTTGGTGAAATTATGATTCGCGGGTAGAACCATGGGGTGTTTAAAATCTTCGGATTCCTGAGAATGCATCAGCCTACCGCCGACCTTAATGATGCCATTCTGAATAAAAGGGTTAAACCAACGCAATGGTGATTTTCTGGGAACCGTTTCCCCCCTTGAGCATGACTTCAGCTCATCCTGGAAGCATTCTCGCTGAACTAGGCGTACCATAACCATTTCTGCCTCTGACAACTCTGTCGCTTTTAGAAACCCAGAAGTTGGACCTTCTTTTGACTTTCTAAGAACTCGAATCAAGCGAATCCAAATAGCAGTGGAACGGATAAGTTTCGTATAGTCGGAAAAGTGGGAAATAAACCAATTGTTGAACTCTCGGCTAACCGAGGTTGTTGCAGCTACCTTTTTGTGTCTCCTTTCGTCTTCTCCTTCTTCTTCAAGCATGCTGACCGAGGCGATTGGCCAGCTCTCCATGCTTTCAACTAACCATTGTGGACCATTCCACCAAAACTCGTTGTCAACTATCTCCTCGGGTAGAATACCACGAGAGATTAAGTCCGCGGGGTTCTGCTTTCCTGCTACATGGTTCCATTGACACCCTTCGATCATGGTTTGAATTTTGCTCACCCTGTTGGCCACGAAAGTAGTCCAGGTTGACGGCGTAGAGGAAAGCCAGCGTAGAACACATGTGGAGTCGGTCCAAAAGAATGTCGAGACTTCGCCCTTGAGGGCCTTTTTCACATTGACTACCAGCTGAGCCCCAAGCAATGCTCCACACAACTCTAGTCTAGGAATACTTTGCGACTTCAACGGTGCTACGCGTGACTTTGATGTAAGGAGGGTTGCTTTCCGTTGACCTTGGGAGTTCTGGCTGCGGATGTACACACAAGCTCCGTACGCCTTCTCTGACGCATCAGAAAAACAATGGATCTCAAGCAGAACAGGGTTAGAAATTATAACGCATCGATTTATTCGGATCTCATTGAGCGAACTGAGTTGCTGGTGGTATTTTCTCCAAGCTTCATCAATCATCAACGGTACCGGTTCATCCCAGCCCAGTCGTTGATCTTTAGCATCCCTCAACATCCAAATTTTCTGCATAAAAATCTTAGCAGTAGCAATTACGGCTCCAATGAGCCCCAGGGGATCGAAAAGCATAGCAATAACGGACAGTATTCGCCTTTTAGTTAATGGTTCAATAGATTCTATGGCCGGAATACTGAATTGAAAGCTGAAAACATCTGATGTGGGCATCCATGTCAAACCTAAAGTCTTGACCGATGGATCAGGATCCAGGTTTATACCTTCCGGACATTTGATGGCCAAATTGTCTTCAGAAACGTTCTTCAACACATCAGGGCTGTTTGAGGCGTATtttctcaaacgaaacccaccAGAACTCATCAACGCATCAAGCTGAACTTGCAGCTCACTCGCTTCTTCCACGGTATCTGACCCTGTGATGACATCATCCATGTAGGTGTCATTCAAAACAGCCCTTGCTGCAAGTGGAAATACCTCTTTCCCATCCGTGGCTAACTG
This sequence is a window from Uranotaenia lowii strain MFRU-FL chromosome 3, ASM2978415v1, whole genome shotgun sequence. Protein-coding genes within it:
- the LOC129753170 gene encoding uncharacterized protein LOC129753170, whose product is MPSTKKPSVSTVAPSLKVLNMRFKQIQSSFSDIWRFVETFQEDSSSIQIEIRLEEIDNLWEKLNDTLIEIQSHDDFDLDETYFERERVTFSEKYYHSKAFLMEKLKERTQLSDLSSTVRVNDSVMQPTLDHVRLPQIKLQTFNGNIEEWLSFRDLYMSLIHWKTDLPEVEKFHYLKGCLQGEPKALIDPIKITKTNYQIAWDLLLKRYNNSKLFRKRQVQGLFQLPSLTKESVSDLQVLLEGFERIVQTLDQIIQPEEYKDLLLVHLLSSRLDPATRRGWEESSAAKDQDVVQDLTEFLRRRVRVLESLPVKVVEPKVVQPQQVPRFKHSTRGSFSSFQSSGRACVACQADHPLFQCQAFQRMKIEDREGLLRSHSLCRNCFSRSHRAKECKSRYSCRHCKGRHHSLVCFRSDKEESRGSRFRKGTEESKPQEQQLVSAPQVTNLAATDLLSSNAAPQRSSQVLLATAVVILEDDYGNQYPARALLDSGSESNLLTERMSQRLKTTRERVEICVIGIGQAATKVKQRIHATVRSRVSEFSRAMSFLVLPKVTVNLPTTTVQTKGWRFPDGIQLADPSFSVSSEVDIVLGIESFFDFFHTGEKIDLGDQLPSLNHSVFGWVVCGGLPIPRQAIQVISNASITEDPLEAMMARFWSCEEVESTNILSPEEARCESLFSKTVKRESDGRYTVALPRNDSIIDRLGESQEIAMRRFLATERRLSRDENLRKQYEEFMEEYVHLGHMQKIVELKDESCQKLVIKRCFLPHHPVVKEASTTTKVRVVFDASCKTSSGVSLNDGLLNGPVIQDDLRSIILRCRTKQVMVVADIEKMFRQINIAEDDRPLQSILWRSSPKEEISIYELRTVTYGTKPAPFLATRTLQQLATDGKEVFPLAARAVLNDTYMDDVITGSDTVEEASELQVQLDALMSSGGFRLRKYASNSPDVLKNVSEDNLAIKCPEGINLDPDPSVKTLGLTWMPTSDVFSFQFSIPAIESIEPLTKRRILSVIAMLFDPLGLIGAVIATAKIFMQKIWMLRDAKDQRLGWDEPVPLMIDEAWRKYHQQLSSLNEIRINRCVIISNPVLLEIHCFSDASEKAYGACVYIRSQNSQGQRKATLLTSKSRVAPLKSQSIPRLELCGALLGAQLVVNVKKALKGEVSTFFWTDSTCVLRWLSSTPSTWTTFVANRVSKIQTMIEGCQWNHVAGKQNPADLISRGILPEEIVDNEFWWNGPQWLVESMESWPIASVSMLEEEGEDERRHKKVAATTSVSREFNNWFISHFSDYTKLIRSTAIWIRLIRVLRKSKEGPTSGFLKATELSEAEMVMVRLVQRECFQDELKSCSRGETVPRKSPLRWFNPFIQNGIIKVGGRLMHSQESEDFKHPMVLPANHNFTKLLFESYHKKLLRAGPQLTLCAVRQRFWPLGGRSVIRNVIHKCIKCFRVRPKPMEQFMGDLPAARVRESRPFTKTGVDYFGPVYLRHAPRKPSVKAYVAVFICFATKAVHLELVTDLTTDRFLQALRRFIGRWGKVSDIYSDNGTNFIGARNYLHDLMKLLRSKEHHELISKYCANDGIQWHLNPPRAPHFGGLWEAAVKSAKHHIIRVIGDHPLSFEDMQTLLVQVEACLNSRPITQQSDDPNDLEPLTPAHFWLGSSLQALPERDLSNIPVNRLDKTQLIQQKVQQIWNRWRKEYLSQLQARTKRWNKNVNIEIGRLVVICDDNVPPIHWKMGRISEVHPGQDGIVRVVTLKTSNGYKTRAVERICFLPIEPESDMKYDTVQA